From Rhodovastum atsumiense, a single genomic window includes:
- a CDS encoding thioredoxin family protein, with protein sequence MKDVKVLGPGCRRCTTTAEMVQAEATRLGVAVHIEKVTDYAAIAGYGIASTPGIVVDGKVVHAGGVPRAEDIARWLAN encoded by the coding sequence ATGAAGGACGTGAAGGTTCTCGGCCCGGGGTGCAGGCGCTGCACGACCACCGCCGAGATGGTGCAGGCCGAGGCCACCCGGCTCGGCGTGGCCGTCCACATCGAAAAGGTGACCGATTACGCCGCGATCGCAGGCTATGGCATTGCGTCCACCCCAGGCATCGTGGTCGACGGCAAGGTGGTGCATGCGGGCGGGGTGCCCAGGGCCGAGGACATTGCGCGCTGGCTGGCCAACTGA